The genomic segment TTCATCGTCAATCATCAGACCGCGCCGGGATCGGGCGTCGGCTTTCTGATGGGCTGGCGCGGCAAGGACGGCAAGGATGCGCTCGTCGGCGAGCCGAATCCGAACCAGTGGGAAGAGTACGCGAAGCACGATTGCGTCTATCACTACACGCTGCCCGAGTCGCTGCAATACATGCGCAACTGCAACGGGCCGTATCTGCAATTCGCCGTCGACAAGGGGTTTCGCAAGTTCGGCGAGCCGATCCTGATCCAGCTCTACTCCGACGTGATGCAGAAGTTCCGCCTCGCCGCGCAGGGACGCACGCAAGGCAGGCAGCCGCCCGATCGTCTGCGCGCGCGCATCGAGCAGTATTTCGATCCGCTGCCGTTCTGGTACGCGCCGCTCGAACTCGAGACGACGAATCTCGATCGATACCCGCTCGCGGCCGTCACGCAGCGCCCGATGGCGATGTATCACTCGTGGGATTCGCAGAACGCGTGGCTGCGGCAGATCCACGGCGAGAACATGCTGTTCATGAATCCGCGCATGGCGAAGGCGAACGGCATCGAGGATGGCGGCTGGATCTACGTCGAATCGCAATGGGGCAAGGTGCGCTGCATGGCGCGCTATAGCGAAGCGGTCGAGCCGGGCACGGTGTGGACGTGGAACGCGATCGGCAAGGCGTCGGGCGCGTGGAGCCTCGGCCCCGACGCCAACGAATCGCAACGCGGCTTCCTGCTCAATCACCTCATCACGGACGAGCTTCCGGCGTCCGGGCGCGAAGGCATGCGCTTCTCCAACTCGGACCCGATCACGGGCCAGGCGGCGTGGTACGACGTGCGCGTGCGCGTCTATCCCGCCGAGGCCGATGCGCGCCACACGCTGCCGCAATTCGCACCGATGCAGGCAGCGCCCGGCATGACCGGTTCGGTTCAACGCGTCGTGCAGACCTATTTCGCCGGACGCGGCGAGTTCGCGGCGCGCTTGCGCAACGTCCTCAAGCGAAACACGACCAACCAGAACTGAAAGGAGACCATCATGACTCAAATGGCCCTGGTGATCGATTTGAACGTGTGCGTCGGATGCCACGCGTGCGTGACGAGTTGCAAGGAGTGGAACACGTCCGGTGAAGCGGGCAGTCTCGCCGATCAGCGCCCTTACGACGCCGATCCCTCCGGCACGTTCTTCAATCGCGTGCAGACGTATGAAGCGGGCGAGTTTCCGCTCGCCGACACGATCCATTTCCCCAAGTCGTGCCTGCACTGCGAGGACCCGCCGTGCGTGCCCGTCTGTCCGACCGGCGCGAGCTACAAGCGCAAGGAAGACGGACTCGTGCTGGTGGACTTCGACAAGTGCATCGGCTGCAAGTACTGCGCGTGGGCGTGTCCCTACGGCGCGCGCGAACTCGACGAAGAGCGCAAGGAGATGACGAAGTGCACGCTGTGCGCGGATCGCATCTACAACGAGGCGTTGCCCGAACGCGATCGCAAACCGGCGTGCGTGCTCGCGTGTCCCACATCGGCGCGGCTGTTCGGCGATATCCACGATCCCGAATCGGTCGTGTCGAAAGCGATCGAGGAACGCGGCGGCTATCAGTTGATGCCCGAATGGGACACGAAGCCCGCGAATCACTATTTGCCACGGCGCCCGGTGAACTCGTGCAGCAGCGGCGGCTCGTGCGGTTGCCAAAGCCAGGAAAGCACCGAAGCCCTCGAAGCGCACGGCGATCTGAACCTCGCGTCGATGGCCGTGCGCGTCTGATCTTTCATCGGAGCTCAAACATGAAACCCGCGTTTTCCGTCGTGTTCCTCACGACATTGAGCGGCGCCGCGCAAGGCTTGCTGATCGCGCTCGTCGGCGTCGAAGTGTTCGCGAAGCTCGGTTTGACCGGAGCGCCCGCGCAGCTGTTCTTCGTCGTCGGCGCGGCCTTGTCGGTCGTGCTCGGCGTGCTTGGGCTGATCGCTTCGTTCTTTCACCTCGGGCATCCCGAGCGCGCGTGGCGTGCCATCGCGATGTGGCGCACGTCGTGGCTGTCGCGCGAATGTCTGTGTCTGCCCGCCTTCCTCGGATGCAGCGCGCTGTATGGCATCGCGCACTGGCTGGGCGCGCCGTGGTCGCTTGCGATCGGCGTGATCGGCGTGTTTGCGTCGGCGGCGCTGTTCGTCTGCACGGCGATGATCTACGCGTGCCTGCGCTTCCTGCAGGAATGGGCGACGCCGCTCACGATGGTCAACTTCGTGCTGCTCGGCTGCGCGTCAGGATTCACGCTCGCGACGGCATGCGCCGCGTGGCTCGCACCGTCGCTCGCAGCGGGTCTTGCGGCTTGCGCATGTACGTTGACGCTCGCGGGCTGCGCGACGCGCGTCGCTGCGTTGAAGCGCAACGCGCGTCTGCGGCCGAAGTCGACCGTGCAGAGCGCGACGGGCATCAAGGGGCCGAACGTCGTGCAGAAATCGCGCGGCTTCACGGCGGGCGCGTTCAATCTGCGCGAGTTCTTTCATGGACG from the Caballeronia sp. NK8 genome contains:
- a CDS encoding 4Fe-4S dicluster domain-containing protein, which codes for MTQMALVIDLNVCVGCHACVTSCKEWNTSGEAGSLADQRPYDADPSGTFFNRVQTYEAGEFPLADTIHFPKSCLHCEDPPCVPVCPTGASYKRKEDGLVLVDFDKCIGCKYCAWACPYGARELDEERKEMTKCTLCADRIYNEALPERDRKPACVLACPTSARLFGDIHDPESVVSKAIEERGGYQLMPEWDTKPANHYLPRRPVNSCSSGGSCGCQSQESTEALEAHGDLNLASMAVRV
- a CDS encoding DmsC/YnfH family molybdoenzyme membrane anchor subunit, with protein sequence MKPAFSVVFLTTLSGAAQGLLIALVGVEVFAKLGLTGAPAQLFFVVGAALSVVLGVLGLIASFFHLGHPERAWRAIAMWRTSWLSRECLCLPAFLGCSALYGIAHWLGAPWSLAIGVIGVFASAALFVCTAMIYACLRFLQEWATPLTMVNFVLLGCASGFTLATACAAWLAPSLAAGLAACACTLTLAGCATRVAALKRNARLRPKSTVQSATGIKGPNVVQKSRGFTAGAFNLREFFHGRSPEAIARIKWTFLVGAFGVPFVLMLLGISTQSVALFCLASVTQYLGLVAERWFFFAEARHPQNIYYARAS